A region of Miscanthus floridulus cultivar M001 unplaced genomic scaffold, ASM1932011v1 fs_166_4_5, whole genome shotgun sequence DNA encodes the following proteins:
- the LOC136530635 gene encoding coatomer subunit alpha-3: MLTKFETKSNRVKGLSFHPRRPWILASLHSGVIQMWDYRMGTLLDRFDEHDGPVRGVHFHATQPLFVSGGDDYKIKVWNYKTHRCLFTLHGHLDYIRTVQFHHEYPWIVSASDDQTIRIWNWQSRTCVAVLTGHNHYVMCASFHPKEDLVVSASLDQTVRVWDIGALRKKTVSPADDILRLTQMNTDLFGGVDAVVKYVLEGHDRGVNWASFHPTLPLIVSGADDRQVKLWRMNDTKAWEVDTLRGHMNNVSCVMFHAKQDIIVSNSEDKSIRIWDATKRTGIQTFRREHDRFWILAAHPEMNLLAAGHDSGMIVFKLERERPAFCVSGDTVFYVKDRFLRFFEYSSQKEVQVAPIRRPGSVSLNQSPRTLSYSPTENAVLICSDADGGSYELYIVPKDSAGRSDYLQEAKKGAGGSAVFVARNRFAVLEKSSNQVLVKNLKNEIVKKSPLPIATDAIYYAGTGNLLCKAEDRVTIFDLQQRLVLGELQTPAVKYVVWSSDMESVALLSKHAVVIASKKLVHRCTLHETIRVKSGAWDENGVFIYTTLNHMKYCLPNGDSGIIKTLDVPIYITRVVGNNIFCLDRDGKNKLIAVDASEYIFKLALLRKRYDHVMSMIKNSQLCGQAVISYLQQKGFPEVALHFVKDEKTRFNLALESGNIQIAVASAKEIDDKDHWYKLGIEALRQGNVGIVEYAYQRTKNFERLAFLYLITGYLDKVGFMCKIAGQNNNLMGQFHNALYLGDAKKRVEILENAGQLPLAYVTAVTHGLTEIAERLATELGENVPSLPEGKSHSLLIPPAPLTACGDWPLLRVMRGIFEGGLDATGRADLEEDDEAAGADWGDEDLDIVDASEVVANGGDGFDVEEGETNEEDGEEGGWDLEDLELPPETETPKAVGSARSALFVAPTPGIPVSQIWTQRSSLAGEQAAAGNFDTAMRLLSRQLGIKNFVPLKPLFLDLHMGSHAYLRALAAAPVISVAVEKGWNESASPNVRGPPALVFSFSQMEDRLKAAYKATTEGKFPEALRQFLSILHTIPVIVVDSRREVDEVKELIEIVREYVLGLRMELKRKELRDDVTRQQELAAYFTNCKLQRVHMRLVLASAMALCFKQKNYATASHFARMLLENSPQEAQAKKARQVQQACQDKNDSHQLNYDFRNPFVVCGATYVPIYRGQKDVSCPYCGSRFVPSIEGQLCTICELAAVGADASGLLCSPTQSR; the protein is encoded by the exons ATGCTGACCAAGTTCGAGACGAAGAGCAACCGGGTGAAGGGCCTGAGTTTCCACCCGCGTCGGCCATGGATCCTGGCGAGTCTCCACAGCGGGGTGATCCAGATGTGGGACTACCGCATGGGCACCCTCCTCGACCGCTTCGACGAGCACGACGGGCCGGTTCGCGGCGTCCACTTCCACGCCACCCAGCCGCTTTTCGTCTCCGGAG GTGATGATTATAAGATTAAGGTCTGGAATTACAAGACACACCGCTGCCTCTTCACACTTCATGGTCACCTTGACTACATTCGCACTGTGCAATTCCATCATGAGTACCCATGGATTGTAAGTGCTAGTGACGATCAGACAATCCGGATCTGGAACTGGCAGTCACGCACCTGTGTGGCTGTGCTGACTGGGCATAACCACTACGTCATGTGTGCATCTTTCCATCCCAAAGAAGACCTGGTTGTATCTGCATCACTTGATCAGACTGTGCGTGTCTGGGATATCGGAGCTCTGAGGAAGAAGACAGTGTCACCTGCTGATGACATCCTCCGTCTCACCCAGATGAACACAGATCTTTTTGGAGGTGTTGATGCTGTAGTGAAATATGTCCTGGAAGGCCATGACCGTGGGGTCAACTGGGCCTCATTTCATCCCACTTTGCCACTCATTGTTTCTGGGGCAGATGACCGGCAGGTGAAGCTATGGAGAATGAATG ATACCAAGGCTTGGGAAGTTGATACTTTAAGGGGCCACATGAATAATGTGTCTTGTGTGATGTTCCATGCGAAGCAAGACATCATTGTTTCTAACTCAGAAGACAAAAGCATTCGCATTTGGGATGCCACAAAGAGAACTGGTATTCAGACATTTAGACGGGAGCACGACCGTTTCTGGATTCTTGCTGCTCACCCTGAAATGAACCTTCTTGCTGCTGGTCATGACAGTGGCATGATTGTGTTCAAATTAGAAAGGGAACGCCCGGCCTTCTGTGTTAGTGGTGACACTGTTTTCTATGTGAAGGATCGGTTTCTCCGGTTCTTTGAATACTCTAGCCAGAAGGAAGTTCAAGTGGCTCCAATAAGAAGACCTGGATCAGTCAGCTTGAACCAGTCACCCAGGACGCTGTCCTACAGCCCAACTGAGAATGCTGTCTTGATTTGCTCTGATGCTGATGGGGGTTCATATGAACTCTACATTGTTCCCAAGGATTCTGCTGGCAGGTCTGATTACTTGCAAGAGGCAAAGAAAGGAGCTGGTGGTTCTGCTGTTTTTGTAGCACGCAACAGGTTTGCAGTCCTTGAGAAGAGTAGCAATCAAGTTTTGGTGAAGAATCTTAAGAATGAAATTGTGAAGAAAAGCCCCCTTCCCATTGCGACTGATGCAATATATTATGCTGGGACAGGTAACCTGCTGTGCAAAGCTGAAGACAGGGTGACCATCTTTGATCTTCAGCAAAGGTTAGTTCTTGGTGAGCTCCAGACTCCTGCTGTCAAATATGTTGTTTGGTCCAGTGACATGGAATCTGTTGCACTGCTGAGCAAGCATGCAGTGGTTATAGCTAGCAAGAAGCTTGTCCACAGGTGCACACTGCATGAAACCATCCGTGTGAAAAGTGGTGCCTGGGATGAGAATGGTGTGTTCATTTACACTACACTGAACCATATGAAGTACTGTCTTCCCAATGGAGACAGTGGGATCATAAAAACCCTTGATGTTCCTATTTACATAACGAGGGTTGTTGGGAACAACATTTTCTGCTTAGATCGTGATGGAAAGAACAAGCTGATTGCAGTTGATGCATCGGAGTACATTTTCAAGCTCGCCCTACTCAGGAAACGCTATGATCATGTTATGAGTATGATTAAGAACTCCCAGCTGTGTGGGCAGGCTGTGATTTCTTATTTACAACAGAAAGGTTTCCCAGAAGTTGCTCTACACTTTGTGAAGGATGAGAAGACCAGATTTAACCTAGCTCTTGAGAGTGGTAACATTCAAATTGCAGTTGCTTCTGCAAAGGAGATTGATGACAAGGATCACTGGTACAAGTTGGGAATTGAGGCCCTGAGGCAGGGAAATGTTGGTATAGTAGAATATGCTTACCAACGAACAAAGAATTTTGAGAGGCTTGCTTTTCTGTATCTTATTACTGGTTACTTGGACAAGGTCGGCTTCATGTGCAAAATTGCTGGACAGAACAACAATTTGATGGGACAGTTTCACAATGCATTGTATCTTGGGGATGCCAAGAAGCGTGTTGAGATCTTGGAGAATGCTGGGCAGCTACCTCTTGCTTATGTTACCGCTGTCACTCATGGGCTCACAGAAATTGCTGAGAGGCTTGCTACTGAATTAGGCGAGAATGTTCCTTCTCTGCCTGAAGGAAAATCCCACTCACTACTGATCCCTCCTGCACCTCTCACAGCGTGTGGTGATTGGCCATTGCTGAGGGTAATGCGTGGTATTTTCGAAGGTGGACTGGATGCTACTGGAAGGGCAGATCTTGAGGAAGATGATGAAGCTGCTGGTGCTGATTGGGGAGATGAAGACTTGGATATTGTTGATGCAAGTGAAGTGGTGGCCAATGGTGGTGATGGTTTTGATGTAGAAGAGGGTGAGACAAATGAGGAGGATGGTGAGGAAGGTGGCTGGGACCTGGAAGATCTGGAACTTCCACCTGAAACTGAGACTCCAAAAGCTGTTGGCAGTGCTCGCTCTGCTTTATTTGTCGCTCCTACACCAGGTATTCCTGTCAGCCAGATTTGGACTCAGAGATCTTCTCTGGCTGGGGAGCAAGCGGCTGCAGGGAACTTTGACACAGCAATGAGGTTGCTTAGCCGCCAGTTGGGTATCAAGAACTTTGTTCCACTGAAGCCCTTGTTTCTTGATCTGCACATGGGCAGTCATGCGTATCTGCGTGCGCTTGCCGCCGCTCCTGTTATATCAGTTGCAGTAGAGAAAGGTTGGAATGAGTCTGCAAGTCCTAACGTGAGGGGCCCTCCTGCGCTTGTTTTCAGCTTCTCACAAATGGAAGATAGACTCAAGGCTGCCTACAAAGCTACAACTGAGGGCAAGTTCCCTGAAGCACTGAGACAGTTCCTTAGCATCCTGCATACCATTCCAGTTATTGTGGTGGATTCACGGAGAGAAGTTGATGAGGTAAAGGAATTAATTGAGATAGTGAGGGAGTATGTTCTTGGTCTGAGGATGGAACTCAAGAGAAAGGAATTGAGGGATGATGTGACCCGTCAACAGGAGTTGGCTGCTTACTTCACAAACTGCAAGCTTCAGAGAGTTCATATGAGGCTTGTGCTCGCTAGCGCTATGGCTCTTTGCTTCAAGCAGAAAAACTATGCAACTGCATCACACTTTGCAAGGATGCTTCTTGAGAACAGCCCTCAGGAGGCCCAAGCAAAGAAGGCTCGACAGGTGCAGCAAGCTTGCCAGGACAAGAACGATTCTCACCAACTGAACTATGACTTCAGAAATCCATTCGTTGTTTGTGGCGCCACATATGTTCCTATCTATCGTGGCCAAAAGGATGTTTCCTGCCCATACTGTGGATCCCGATTTGTTCCGTCCATCGAAGGGCAGCTTTGTACCATATGTGAGCTTGCCGCGGTTGGGGCAGATGCTTCAGGCCTCCTCTGCTCTCCTACACAGTCAAGATAA